Proteins encoded in a region of the Sander lucioperca isolate FBNREF2018 chromosome 4, SLUC_FBN_1.2, whole genome shotgun sequence genome:
- the rtn4rl2a gene encoding reticulon-4 receptor-like 2a, whose amino-acid sequence MDTSSITRSRRCSIMRNCKSGLSLWLVVWLVLGKPSPASACPHLCVCYPTPMTVSCQAQNFTAVPVGVPNESQRVFLQNNRITELRVGSFGFGTQVLWLYSNNITWIEAGSFSELRDLEELDLGDNPNLHRLEGGAFRGLEKLQSLHMHRCRLTALPHDIFHKLYSLQFLYLQENNLHFLQDDIFSDLINLSQLFLHGNRIRTLSENVFRGLVNLDRLLLHDNRIRQVNRRAFRDLGRLTMLFLFNNSLAEMPSQALRDTQGIEFLRLNANPWSCGCEARALWEWFREARVSSSEVICASPSNRRNQDLRFLREMDFALCPLPDPGSIAGSTTTTFSTKTRWWFHKNKPQSSTKGLFEKSSETVKAGLYGKGPSTTTSVVKYELGEEELALPKLDAEEYWANYGNEDSGVTLRCFELDCPPEFDLPPSSSSPSSSSPSFLSLLVLSVFSLFLNLHLLFG is encoded by the exons ATGGACACCTCTTCGATTACTCGGAGCCGACGATGCTCCATCATGCGCAACTGCAAAA gCGGTCTCTCCCTCTGGCTGGTGGTGTGGCTGGTCCTCGGCAAGCCTAGTCCGGCGTCGGCGTGTCCGCACCTGTGCGTGTGCTACCCGACGCCCATGACTGTGAGCTGCCAGGCGCAGAACTTCACCGCCGTCCCGGTCGGAGTGCCCAATGAGTCGCAGCGTGTATTCCTCCAGAACAACCGCATCACGGAGCTTAGAGTTGGCTCTTTTGGCTTCGGGACTCAG GTCCTGTGGTTGTACTCCAACAACATCACGTGGATTGAGGCAGGGTCCTTCAGTGAGCTGAGGGACTTGGAGGAGTTGGACCTGGGGGACAACCCCAACCTCCACAGGCTGGAGGGGGGGGCCTTCCGCGGCCTAGAGAAGCTCCAGAGCCTCCACATGCACCGCTGCCGGCTCACTGCCCTGCCCCATGACATCTTCCACAAGCTTTACAGCCTGCAGTTCCTCTACCTGCAG GAGAATAATCTTCACTTCCTGCAGGATGACATCTTTTCTGACCTTATCAACCTGAGCCAGCTATTCCTGCATGGCAACCGTATCCGCACCCTCTCAGAGAACGTGTTCCGTGGCCTGGTCAACCTCGACCGCCTTCTCCTCCACGACAACCGCATCAGGCAGGTGAACCGCCGCGCCTTTCGCGACCTCGGCCGCCTGACCATGCTCTTTCTCTTCAACAACTCCTTGGCCGAGATGCCCAGCCAGGCCCTGAGGGACACGCAGGGCATCGAGTTCCTCCGCCTCAACGCCAACCCCTGGTCCTGCGGCTGCGAGGCCCGCGCCCTGTGGGAGTGGTTTCGTGAGGCCCGCGTCTCTTCATCTGAGGTGATCTGCGCCTCCCCTTCCAACCGACGCAACCAGGACCTCCGCTTCCTCCGCGAGATGGACTTCGCCCTCTGCCCCCTGCCCGACCCTGGCTCCATCGCtggctccaccaccaccaccttcaGCACCAAAACCCGCTGGTGGTTCCACAAGAACAAGCCCCAGTCATCCACAAAAGGCCTTTTCGAGAAATCCTCCGAGACTGTCAAAGCTGGTTTGTACGGCAAAGGCCCATCCACAACCACCTCGGTAGTCAAGTACGAGTTAGGGGAGGAAGAGCTGGCGCTGCCCAAACTCGACGCAGAAGAGTACTGGGCAAACTACGGCAACGAGGACTCAGGTGTCACCCTGCGATGCTTCGAGCTCGACTGTCCACCTGAGTTTGACCTGCCtccatcttcctcctctccctcgtCCTCGTCGCCCTCTTTCCTCTCACTACTAGTCCTTTCTGTTTTCAGCCTATTCCTCAACCTCCACCTGCTGTTCGGCTGA